Within Plasmodium reichenowi strain SY57 chromosome 3, whole genome shotgun sequence, the genomic segment TCTTCTTCTTTATAATCTACTTTATCTTCTTCTTTATAATCTACTTTATCTTCTTCTTTATAATCTACTTTATCTTCTTCTTTATCTTCTTCTTTACCTTCTTCTTTACCTTCTTTATCTTCTTCTTTATATTCTACTTTATCTTCTTCTTTATAATCTACTTTATCTTCTTCTTTATATTCTACTTTATCTTCTTCTTTATAATCTACTTTATCTTCTTCCTTATCTTTATATTCTACTTTATCTTCttctttatctttatcttctttatctttatctttatcttcttcttctttaCCTTCCTTTTCCTTATCTTCACCTTCATCAgcttcttttttttctttatccttttcattttctagGTTGTCAATTTGTTCTTCATCTTTTTGTGCCCCGTCctccatttttttttcttgtgTTTCCTCTAATTTATCCTGTccattttgtatatttttttccatatgttttattatttgtatatcttcatttatttGTGTAGTATTTACAGTTTCATgatcttcattatttatttgtcTATCTTGGAATGTCGACCCGTGTGTTACATCAGCATTTTTATTACCGTTGAGGttattttctaaaaaataaaaaaaaaatatatataaatatataaatataaataaatatacataaatatatatatatatatatttatttatattattttttcatgtGTGATTACCTTTTTGAGTCTTTGTTACGAATGAAGACATATTTTTACTAGACTtgataaaatttttatttttcttcaacttttctttaattttttgaaaaattaaaagagCTTGTGCCTCATTGATTTTTGacttatataatatttcgtttttcattaataagaaagaattttttctttttttaaaattcaATAAATCATTGGATTGTTTTCCGTCTGAACTATTCattttatctatattatcTAAAAAGTTCTTATCTTCTAAATCCtcattaaaatattttttaatataaaaatcaCAAGtcttttctatattttccATCATAACTCTATCTTTTATTCTCATCggtttttcattttgtgTTGTTcttgtttcttttttctttgaTG encodes:
- a CDS encoding hypothetical protein (conserved Plasmodium protein, unknown function); its protein translation is MKNLNIISNKIVEDRVKEYCRKIEENKLKNVKATIKFERNKININNKKKLYLEKLRNEEIERNNNILKKKLEGINKREKKNIEQNKQTGVQKVNTNKKNFLAENIKKAKLKKEKTKTNHSNVTLNDHISIKNMKKIVYKGYVDDSKKSYKFYTELKVDEESNLSILALNLKNKRIKKFFYNKEKHHELLSQLHSYDEIAKSITLIEEENGDKNKKVPSKKKETRTTQNEKPMRIKDRVMMENIEKTCDFYIKKYFNEDLEDKNFLDNIDKMNSSDGKQSNDLLNFKKRKNSFLLMKNEILYKSKINEAQALLIFQKIKEKLKKNKNFIKSSKNMSSFVTKTQKENNLNGNKNADVTHGSTFQDRQINNEDHETVNTTQINEDIQIIKHMEKNIQNGQDKLEETQEKKMEDGAQKDEEQIDNLENEKDKEKKEADEGEDKEKEGKEEEDKDKDKEDKDKEEDKVEYKDKEEDKVDYKEEDKVEYKEEDKVDYKEEDKVEYKEEDKEGKEEGKEEDKEEDKVDYKEEDKVDYKEEDKVDYKEEDKVEYKEEEINSHLDIHETNYDEEQLGFPKKIESHQEDKEDAVQKINDNNVDMNEENNLNNI